The following are encoded together in the Novipirellula artificiosorum genome:
- the pta gene encoding phosphate acetyltransferase, producing MSDSLYLATNENATGKRMIALGVMELAMRRYERVVFFRPVVRVSAEEDQSIRLMRSRYPMAATAQQMAGVTRAEARRMLAEDRYDELIQQIQGRFKTLQQDADFAVVEGTSFQGLVPEIEFELNADIAVNLGCAVMPIYSAYNKTIEDCIQSIRIGNDSLTDRGGQIIATVVNQIQPEDDDTFREAYSDTPLKATSPLYLLPEEPLLRQPTVREIQTGLGAEVYNGDESTFDREVTRLKVAAMMLPDFLERLYPSSLVITPGDRSDILIGCALARLDAEGPSPACVVLTGNLLPPPSVERLIKQTSGLPVLMTLVDTFTAAKQASMVRAEIGEHSPRKIESAIGLFEKYIDTEDLAARLQAPMAHRVTPMLFEYSLIQRAREKRVRIVLPEGSEPRILQAVDVLRRRDVADITLLGDPAHIRAAASKLGVTLPAKTGAGSAVEIIDPRNSPLRESFAEEYHELRKNKGITLDVARDRMLEVSYFGTMMVLRGLAGGMVSGAIHTTANTIRPAFEFIRTRDGVSCVSSVFLMCLKHGVLVYGDCAVIPNPTAEQLAEIASSSAETAAQFGIEPRVAMLSYSTGESGTGEDVQRVREATAMLRAKRPDLPVEGPVQYDAAVDPMVAATKLPDSEVAGRATVFVFPDLNTGNNTYKAVQRSAGAVAIGPVLQGLRKPVNDLSRGCTVADIVNTVAITAIQAQAT from the coding sequence ATGTCCGACAGTCTCTACTTAGCGACGAATGAAAACGCGACCGGCAAACGCATGATCGCGTTGGGGGTCATGGAACTCGCGATGCGGCGGTATGAGCGAGTTGTCTTCTTTCGGCCCGTTGTCCGCGTCAGCGCTGAAGAGGACCAAAGCATCCGGTTGATGCGATCTCGCTACCCCATGGCTGCAACGGCCCAGCAGATGGCGGGTGTGACACGCGCCGAAGCTCGTAGAATGCTCGCCGAAGATCGCTACGACGAATTGATCCAGCAGATCCAAGGTCGCTTCAAAACGCTGCAACAAGATGCCGATTTTGCAGTGGTCGAAGGGACGAGCTTTCAGGGGCTTGTGCCAGAGATTGAGTTTGAACTGAACGCCGATATCGCCGTCAACCTGGGCTGCGCCGTGATGCCCATTTATTCGGCTTACAACAAAACCATTGAGGATTGCATCCAGTCGATTCGAATCGGCAATGATTCGTTGACCGATCGCGGTGGTCAAATCATCGCTACCGTCGTCAACCAAATCCAGCCGGAGGATGATGATACATTTCGCGAGGCTTACTCGGACACGCCGCTGAAGGCAACGTCGCCGCTGTATCTGCTGCCCGAAGAACCGCTGTTGCGGCAGCCAACGGTCCGCGAGATCCAGACGGGTCTCGGGGCTGAGGTTTACAACGGTGATGAATCGACGTTTGATCGTGAAGTGACGCGACTTAAAGTCGCAGCCATGATGCTTCCCGATTTCTTGGAACGGCTTTATCCGTCAAGTTTGGTGATCACTCCTGGCGACCGCAGCGATATTTTGATCGGGTGTGCCTTGGCACGACTCGACGCGGAGGGCCCCTCACCCGCATGCGTTGTTTTGACGGGTAACCTGCTGCCGCCACCATCGGTCGAACGGCTGATCAAACAAACCAGTGGCTTGCCCGTTTTGATGACGCTGGTCGACACCTTCACGGCTGCGAAGCAAGCGTCGATGGTACGAGCCGAGATCGGCGAACACTCCCCTCGTAAGATTGAATCGGCGATCGGACTTTTTGAAAAGTACATCGATACCGAAGATTTGGCGGCTCGGCTGCAAGCCCCCATGGCTCACCGAGTCACGCCGATGCTGTTCGAGTATTCTTTGATTCAACGGGCACGAGAAAAACGGGTACGGATTGTGCTGCCCGAAGGCAGCGAGCCACGCATCCTGCAAGCGGTCGATGTGCTACGTCGGCGAGACGTTGCCGACATTACTCTACTCGGCGATCCGGCGCACATTCGTGCCGCGGCAAGCAAGTTAGGGGTCACTTTGCCAGCCAAGACGGGGGCGGGTTCCGCCGTCGAGATCATCGATCCTCGCAACTCACCGCTGCGGGAGTCTTTTGCCGAAGAGTACCACGAGCTTCGGAAAAACAAAGGCATCACCCTCGATGTGGCTCGCGACCGAATGCTGGAAGTCAGTTACTTTGGCACCATGATGGTGCTGCGAGGACTTGCCGGCGGCATGGTGTCTGGCGCCATTCACACCACGGCCAACACGATTCGACCCGCGTTTGAGTTCATTCGAACGCGTGACGGAGTGAGTTGTGTCAGTAGCGTCTTTTTGATGTGCCTGAAGCATGGTGTTTTGGTCTACGGCGATTGTGCTGTGATCCCCAATCCGACTGCCGAGCAACTCGCGGAAATCGCCAGCAGCAGTGCGGAGACGGCGGCTCAATTTGGTATTGAACCGCGGGTCGCAATGCTGTCTTACTCGACGGGCGAAAGTGGCACCGGCGAGGATGTTCAGCGAGTACGCGAAGCGACAGCGATGTTGCGTGCGAAGCGGCCGGATTTGCCTGTTGAAGGGCCGGTCCAGTACGACGCGGCGGTCGATCCGATGGTTGCGGCGACGAAGTTGCCTGATAGCGAGGTAGCGGGTCGCGCGACCGTATTCGTCTTTCCCGACCTCAACACGGGAAACAATACCTATAAAGCGGTCCAGCGATCGGCCGGTGCCGTCGCGATCGGCCCGGTACTTCAAGGATTACGCAAACCTGTCAACGACCTCTCACGCGGATGCACGGTGGCGGACATTGTCAACACCGTGGCGATTACCGCGATTCAAGCACAAGCAACATGA
- a CDS encoding DUF3859 domain-containing protein has protein sequence MAKRKPEIRMRSYGLYAHWDAESKELPRFLHCTTRVEAKLGVEFGFVIRVKGAKNQRLEYCIDHPGILDSEGKRRPPFGGSLYVKQNDWNFYLGDTVWEPVGDKLGAWRMFVELDGVVVAEKTFEVYSTP, from the coding sequence ATGGCTAAACGAAAACCTGAAATTCGCATGCGCAGCTACGGCCTCTACGCTCATTGGGACGCCGAGTCGAAAGAATTGCCCCGTTTCCTGCACTGCACGACCCGTGTCGAAGCGAAGCTGGGTGTGGAATTCGGATTCGTGATTCGCGTCAAAGGGGCCAAGAACCAGCGATTGGAATACTGTATCGACCACCCGGGCATTCTGGATTCCGAGGGGAAGCGGCGTCCGCCGTTTGGTGGAAGCCTATACGTCAAACAGAATGATTGGAATTTCTATCTTGGCGACACCGTCTGGGAACCGGTTGGCGACAAGCTTGGCGCATGGCGAATGTTCGTTGAACTCGATGGCGTCGTGGTTGCGGAAAAGACGTTTGAGGTTTATTCGACCCCTTAG
- a CDS encoding acetate/propionate family kinase, with the protein MNVLVFNVGSTTLKFACIDTTSGQRLSDGLVDRIGQSGGDAPDHLSAANLTLEKHAAINVDAIGHRVVHGSDFFTDCTLVTRKVLDDLATLDSLAPLHNPPARSVIQAITDRQMPIPQVMVFDTAYFATLPAKAYRYAVPEKIYRDFHVRRYGFHGTSHQYVAQRALEYLGGDPAAKRIITLHLGGGASAAASLGGSAVDVSLGMTPLEGLVMATRTGDIDASVPLHLMRQAGMSIDQVDRLLNKESGLIGLCGEADMRAILQRREQGDALATLAIDIYVHRLIKYVGAFAAVLGGLDALVFTAGVGENAAVIRELVARPLGFLGIAIDPETNQSARPKAEQIDLSASDATVCTLIVPTNEEWAIAKQTEAFVSQQHAVDAGLAVQGSP; encoded by the coding sequence ATGAATGTCTTAGTCTTCAATGTCGGTAGCACCACGTTAAAGTTTGCCTGTATCGACACCACGTCGGGGCAACGGCTGAGCGACGGCTTGGTCGACCGCATCGGGCAAAGCGGTGGCGACGCCCCGGACCATTTGTCAGCGGCCAACCTCACGCTCGAAAAGCACGCGGCGATCAATGTCGATGCGATTGGTCATCGAGTGGTTCATGGCAGCGATTTCTTTACCGATTGCACGTTGGTCACTCGGAAAGTCCTCGATGATTTGGCGACGCTTGATTCGCTCGCTCCGCTACACAACCCACCTGCTCGTTCCGTAATTCAAGCGATCACCGATCGACAAATGCCGATCCCGCAGGTGATGGTGTTTGATACGGCCTACTTTGCGACCTTGCCTGCCAAGGCTTATCGCTACGCGGTTCCGGAAAAGATTTATCGCGACTTTCATGTCCGGCGTTACGGTTTCCATGGCACCTCGCACCAGTATGTCGCGCAAAGGGCTCTGGAGTACCTTGGCGGCGACCCTGCGGCAAAAAGGATCATCACCTTGCACTTGGGGGGCGGAGCCAGCGCCGCGGCATCACTCGGTGGCAGCGCGGTCGACGTGTCGTTAGGAATGACGCCGCTCGAGGGCCTCGTCATGGCCACTCGCACCGGGGACATCGATGCATCGGTGCCACTTCACTTGATGCGGCAAGCTGGCATGTCGATTGATCAGGTCGATCGGCTGTTGAACAAGGAAAGTGGGCTGATCGGGTTGTGCGGCGAAGCGGACATGCGGGCCATTCTACAGAGGCGTGAACAGGGCGACGCACTGGCCACGCTTGCCATCGACATCTACGTTCATCGGCTGATCAAGTATGTTGGCGCGTTTGCCGCGGTGCTCGGTGGTTTGGACGCATTGGTTTTTACCGCGGGCGTCGGCGAAAACGCGGCGGTTATTCGAGAGTTAGTGGCAAGGCCGCTCGGCTTTCTCGGCATCGCCATTGACCCAGAAACGAATCAGTCGGCGCGGCCGAAAGCTGAACAAATTGACCTCTCCGCCTCGGACGCAACCGTCTGCACGCTGATCGTCCCCACCAACGAGGAGTGGGCGATCGCCAAGCAGACCGAAGCATTCGTCTCGCAACAGCACGCCGTCGATGCCGGGCTCGCTGTCCAAGGCAGTCCATGA
- a CDS encoding inositol monophosphatase family protein: MQPNEFLQTAMEAARLGGDVLMRYFRDGVAMRNKIERSGKTYDLVSDADVESEDRIAAFLRQRYPDHELLGEESLSAGRADAEHLWVIDPLDGTNNFAHRLPHFAVSIAYYFQGQPIAGVVLNPATDDWFTSTRGGGAFHNSRPVSVSDASSLGQSMIGCGFYYDRGAMMRSTLDAIGEFFEHEIHGIRRVGTAAIDLCYVGCGHFDGFFEYSLAPWDFAAGRLFVEEAGGTITDSAGSPLPLSKSCLVASNGRIHPAMIEITAKHRVSH, encoded by the coding sequence ATGCAACCCAACGAGTTTCTTCAAACCGCGATGGAAGCGGCACGTCTCGGCGGTGATGTGTTGATGCGATATTTCCGCGATGGCGTCGCCATGCGCAATAAGATCGAACGGAGTGGCAAGACCTACGATTTGGTTAGTGATGCGGATGTCGAAAGCGAGGATCGAATCGCTGCGTTTCTGCGTCAACGCTACCCGGATCACGAACTGCTCGGCGAGGAATCGCTTTCGGCTGGACGAGCAGATGCCGAGCATCTTTGGGTCATCGATCCGCTCGACGGCACAAACAATTTTGCGCATCGATTGCCTCATTTCGCGGTTTCGATTGCCTACTACTTTCAAGGTCAACCGATAGCGGGTGTGGTGCTCAACCCCGCGACCGACGATTGGTTCACGTCGACACGAGGTGGCGGTGCTTTCCACAATTCCCGTCCCGTTTCGGTGTCCGATGCCTCCTCGCTAGGTCAATCGATGATTGGATGCGGGTTTTATTATGACCGTGGAGCGATGATGCGAAGCACGCTCGATGCGATTGGTGAGTTCTTTGAACACGAGATTCATGGTATTCGGCGTGTGGGTACGGCGGCGATTGACCTGTGCTATGTCGGTTGTGGCCACTTTGATGGTTTCTTTGAATACAGCCTGGCCCCTTGGGATTTTGCAGCTGGACGTTTATTTGTCGAAGAAGCAGGTGGCACCATCACCGATTCCGCAGGGAGCCCGCTACCGCTCTCGAAATCCTGTCTGGTTGCCAGCAATGGACGGATTCACCCCGCGATGATTGAAATCACAGCAAAGCATCGAGTTTCCCACTAA
- a CDS encoding alpha-2-macroglobulin family protein, whose translation MSTRKFCLASILVLLLGPWLIAEDPGNGSEESSWTAVQEAISNGLPKTAIEELEPIIRNAKDHKKYAEAVKAIAMKIALEGTIQGNRPEEKIVRLEAEIEEAPQPMQPIMQAILADWYWHYFQQNRWRFMQRTQTAAAVSDDINTWDLSRILAEVSGHFDKALENGERLQSTPIARYDDLLEKGNVPDRYRPTLWDFIVYEALEFYQSAEQAGAKSQDAFDLSADSPIFARVEAFVSWKPDSGDTESATLKAIGLYQQLLAFHSADDDRSAYLDADLSRLVFGKNQAFGEETQARFKAAAKRFADKHAEHEVSARALHEIALVVHGENDFVEARRIAAEGLARFPESIGGRHCFNLIQQIEAPSASVLTERVWNDPWPTIDVRYQNVDKIYFRLVRFDFEAFIRSDRWRTHPSDPKTMLTSTPVKSWSVDLPKTEDYQAAVEELPVPQDVEPGSYFLISSHREDFAEADNSVSFTEVWVSSLALVLRNEHGSGELEGFVLDAKTGEPIVNANVRSWTMQNRSKTLLRTVQTDANGLFRIRGEPLNGLLLHVSANGQGLSAAETPSIYLQPDRQKTTLSTQFFTDRALYRPGQTIRYKGICLSVNSQSNRYETLESQNVVVVFADANNKEIERVVHRTNDYGSFSGSVTAPRDRLMGRMSLRVEGEPSGQTSIRVEEYKRPKFQVEIDSPKQGAKLGQIVKLQGKATAYTGAAIDDAQVTYRVVREVRYPIWWSFWMQRMWMPDRTGGSQEIAHCSTRTDAQGVFSIEFPANPDLSIPEKNDPTFQYTVYADVTDSSGETRSDQHIVHAGYVSLSAVMSADDWLHSDAPVEISITTKTLDGEGQSAVGIVSIYSLKQPLEVIRKSIGQDWYRARISDDEASEDPSGWELGDRVLEQPFETDGAGNAKLSVEMEPGIYRAKLVTRDRDGKEVTALLPIQVVDVEADRFNTKVPELFRVQEDSLEPGETMRAVWGSGYDSARTFVEIEHRGKLLQSYWTDPGKTQVMIEQPVEESMRGGFTVRTTMVRENRAYLNTQAIDVPWSNKHLKVEWEHFTSKLDPAAKETWTAIVSGPDAGETVAEMVATLYDASLDAFQIHRWQQHFSGFYRDHSRMGSSFQNSQQSLHPFFGRWNVERRDVAWVYRHYPSQIKDNLLGYQFRGRAMMRGGGMGGMEGMAFGAAAPAMDGAMEDVAMEEAEALPAAVFAMHPSVKAQVESVGGSRPPDVDLDNVSARKNLKETAFFYPHLIACDDGKVRMEFTMPEALTQWKFLGFAHDRKMRSGLLEGSTVTAKDLMVQPNPPRFVREGDLIEFTVKVVNQSATAQTGQVRLSFAAAKSGDAVNEELGNTQIDQSFDLSSGQSQTLSWEINVPEEIGFLTYKAVGSTGKLSDGEEGYLPVLSQRILVTESLPLPIRGKQVKEFEFEKLIQSADSDTLRHESLTLQVASNPSWYAVMALPYLMEYPHQCSEQTFNRLYANALAQHIANSDPKIERVFEQWRGTPALDSPLEKNEELKSVMLEETPWVREADSESQARRNVGILFDPNRLAEETNRAQLKLTEMQQDDGAWPWFPGGRGNDYITLYITTGFGRMRHLGVEIDTAAAVRSLARLDAWVTERYANIKPQDRDQNHLSTTIAMYLYGRSFFLQDQAIAAEHREAVDYWVDQARRHGLKLSYRQSQAHLAIALKRFGDLSSAQAIMRSIKERSVSNDEMGMYWRENELSWWWYRAPIETQAMMIEAFDEVMDDREAVEDCKVWLLKQKQTRDWKTTKATADAVYSLLLRGSDLLASDELVEVDLGGKTIEPESVEAGTGFYQRRLTKSEIEPEMGNITMRKMDDGVAWGSLHWQYMEDIAKVTPHEGTPLKLEKALFVKKNTADGPTLVAVEAPVHVGDELVVRVVLRTDRDMEYVHMKDYRGSGTEPVNVLSRYKFQDGLGYYESTRDTATHFFIDYLPKGTYVFEYSTRVQLRGEYQTGLAMIECMYAPEFNSHSESLPIVVQ comes from the coding sequence GTGTCGACTCGAAAATTCTGCCTCGCAAGCATCCTGGTACTGCTTCTCGGCCCATGGTTGATCGCTGAAGACCCCGGAAATGGCTCGGAAGAATCCTCCTGGACCGCGGTGCAAGAAGCGATCAGCAACGGCCTGCCCAAAACGGCGATTGAAGAATTGGAGCCTATCATTCGTAACGCAAAAGACCATAAGAAATACGCGGAAGCTGTCAAAGCGATTGCAATGAAGATTGCTTTGGAAGGAACGATTCAAGGCAACCGCCCCGAAGAGAAAATCGTAAGGTTGGAGGCTGAAATCGAAGAGGCTCCACAGCCGATGCAGCCGATCATGCAAGCCATTTTGGCCGATTGGTACTGGCATTATTTCCAGCAAAACCGCTGGCGATTCATGCAACGGACGCAAACGGCTGCTGCGGTCAGTGACGACATCAACACATGGGACCTGTCCCGGATTTTGGCAGAGGTCTCGGGGCACTTTGACAAGGCACTCGAAAATGGCGAACGGCTCCAAAGCACGCCGATTGCTCGGTATGACGATTTGCTCGAAAAGGGGAATGTCCCGGACCGATACCGTCCCACCCTCTGGGATTTCATCGTCTACGAAGCGTTGGAGTTTTATCAATCGGCTGAACAGGCTGGAGCAAAATCACAGGACGCATTTGACTTGTCAGCCGACAGTCCCATCTTTGCGCGGGTGGAAGCGTTTGTGAGTTGGAAACCCGATTCGGGTGACACCGAGTCCGCAACGCTGAAAGCCATTGGGTTGTACCAACAATTGCTAGCGTTTCACTCGGCCGATGATGACAGGTCGGCGTACCTCGACGCGGATCTCTCGCGATTGGTGTTTGGAAAGAATCAAGCATTCGGCGAGGAAACGCAGGCTCGTTTCAAGGCGGCCGCAAAGCGGTTTGCCGACAAACACGCGGAGCACGAGGTCTCGGCTCGCGCCCTGCATGAAATCGCGCTCGTGGTTCATGGGGAAAACGATTTCGTCGAAGCTCGAAGGATTGCCGCGGAGGGACTGGCGAGGTTCCCCGAATCGATCGGCGGGCGACATTGTTTCAACTTGATCCAACAGATCGAGGCGCCTTCGGCTTCGGTGTTGACCGAACGCGTTTGGAATGATCCTTGGCCGACGATCGATGTGCGTTACCAAAACGTGGACAAGATCTACTTTCGTTTGGTCCGGTTCGATTTCGAAGCCTTCATCCGTTCCGATCGCTGGCGGACGCATCCGTCGGACCCCAAGACTATGCTCACATCCACACCGGTCAAGAGTTGGTCGGTTGATTTGCCAAAAACCGAGGATTATCAAGCCGCGGTTGAAGAATTGCCAGTTCCCCAGGACGTGGAGCCGGGATCGTATTTCTTAATCTCCAGTCATCGAGAAGATTTTGCTGAAGCAGACAACTCGGTAAGCTTTACCGAGGTTTGGGTCAGTTCCCTGGCTTTGGTCTTGCGAAATGAGCACGGATCGGGCGAGCTTGAAGGCTTTGTGCTTGATGCGAAGACGGGTGAGCCGATTGTGAACGCAAACGTTCGTTCATGGACGATGCAGAATCGAAGCAAAACGCTCTTGCGGACGGTTCAGACCGATGCAAACGGTTTGTTTCGGATCCGTGGTGAACCGCTCAACGGCTTGCTGTTGCACGTGTCTGCCAATGGCCAAGGCTTGTCAGCAGCGGAAACCCCGTCCATCTATCTACAGCCAGATCGGCAAAAGACGACGCTTAGCACTCAGTTTTTCACCGATCGTGCCCTGTATCGCCCAGGACAGACGATCCGCTACAAGGGAATCTGCCTGAGCGTCAATTCGCAAAGCAACCGTTACGAAACCCTTGAGAGCCAAAACGTCGTGGTGGTGTTTGCTGATGCAAACAACAAGGAAATCGAACGCGTGGTCCATCGCACCAACGACTACGGAAGCTTTAGCGGCAGTGTGACGGCGCCACGCGACCGTTTGATGGGACGCATGTCGTTGCGAGTGGAGGGTGAACCGTCGGGACAAACGTCGATTCGTGTCGAAGAGTACAAACGTCCTAAGTTCCAGGTTGAAATCGATTCGCCAAAACAGGGGGCCAAGCTTGGCCAGATCGTCAAGTTGCAAGGCAAGGCAACGGCTTACACCGGCGCTGCGATCGACGACGCTCAGGTGACTTATCGAGTGGTGCGTGAAGTGCGGTATCCCATTTGGTGGTCCTTCTGGATGCAGCGAATGTGGATGCCCGATCGAACGGGCGGCAGTCAAGAAATCGCTCATTGTTCCACACGAACCGACGCCCAGGGTGTGTTTTCGATTGAGTTCCCGGCCAATCCGGATCTCTCGATTCCTGAAAAGAATGATCCAACCTTTCAGTACACCGTTTATGCCGACGTGACAGATTCGTCCGGTGAAACACGATCCGATCAACACATCGTCCACGCCGGCTACGTGTCATTGTCTGCGGTCATGTCGGCCGACGATTGGCTCCATTCTGATGCCCCGGTGGAGATTTCGATCACGACCAAGACCCTCGATGGCGAAGGCCAATCGGCGGTGGGAATCGTCTCGATCTATTCGCTGAAACAACCGCTGGAGGTGATTCGCAAATCGATCGGACAGGACTGGTATCGTGCCAGGATTTCGGACGACGAGGCGAGCGAGGACCCGAGTGGTTGGGAACTGGGTGATCGGGTGCTGGAACAGCCGTTTGAAACGGACGGTGCGGGAAACGCGAAGCTGAGTGTCGAGATGGAGCCGGGGATCTACCGAGCAAAATTAGTGACTCGCGATCGCGATGGCAAGGAGGTCACGGCGCTACTGCCGATCCAAGTCGTTGATGTCGAGGCGGATCGGTTCAACACGAAGGTCCCAGAACTGTTCCGGGTGCAAGAGGATTCACTTGAGCCAGGAGAAACGATGCGAGCTGTCTGGGGGAGTGGCTACGACTCTGCTCGAACGTTCGTTGAAATTGAACATCGTGGCAAACTGCTCCAAAGCTACTGGACCGATCCCGGCAAGACACAAGTCATGATCGAGCAACCGGTTGAAGAGTCGATGCGCGGTGGTTTCACCGTTCGCACGACCATGGTCCGTGAGAATCGTGCTTATCTCAACACGCAAGCCATCGATGTGCCTTGGAGCAACAAGCATTTAAAGGTCGAGTGGGAGCACTTTACTTCGAAGCTGGACCCCGCGGCGAAAGAAACTTGGACCGCGATCGTTTCGGGTCCGGACGCTGGCGAGACAGTGGCAGAGATGGTCGCAACCCTTTACGACGCTTCACTCGATGCATTTCAAATTCACCGCTGGCAACAGCATTTTTCCGGCTTCTACCGAGACCACAGCCGGATGGGATCGAGTTTCCAGAATTCGCAGCAATCGTTGCACCCTTTCTTTGGCCGGTGGAACGTGGAACGGCGTGACGTTGCCTGGGTGTATCGGCACTATCCGAGTCAAATCAAGGACAACTTGTTGGGCTATCAGTTCCGCGGTCGGGCGATGATGCGAGGCGGTGGCATGGGAGGGATGGAGGGGATGGCTTTTGGCGCCGCGGCACCCGCGATGGACGGCGCCATGGAAGACGTTGCCATGGAAGAAGCAGAAGCCTTACCGGCGGCCGTTTTTGCGATGCACCCGTCTGTCAAAGCACAGGTCGAATCCGTAGGGGGTTCCCGTCCACCGGACGTCGATCTCGACAACGTTTCGGCTCGCAAAAATCTAAAGGAAACCGCGTTTTTCTATCCTCATCTGATCGCCTGTGATGACGGAAAGGTGCGAATGGAATTCACGATGCCCGAGGCATTAACCCAATGGAAGTTCCTTGGTTTTGCCCATGACCGAAAGATGCGCAGCGGACTGCTCGAGGGAAGCACCGTAACGGCCAAGGACTTGATGGTCCAACCCAACCCGCCGCGTTTTGTTCGTGAAGGCGATTTGATCGAATTTACGGTGAAGGTTGTCAACCAATCGGCAACGGCTCAAACCGGCCAAGTTCGGCTGTCGTTCGCCGCGGCGAAAAGCGGTGACGCCGTCAACGAGGAACTTGGCAACACTCAAATCGATCAATCGTTTGATCTTTCAAGCGGCCAATCGCAAACGTTGTCGTGGGAGATCAACGTCCCCGAAGAGATCGGATTCTTGACCTACAAAGCGGTAGGATCGACGGGGAAATTGTCCGATGGCGAAGAGGGCTACTTGCCTGTTCTGTCACAGCGGATCTTGGTGACCGAATCGTTGCCGCTGCCGATTCGGGGCAAGCAGGTGAAGGAGTTTGAATTTGAAAAGCTGATTCAATCGGCTGACTCCGACACGCTTCGCCATGAATCGTTGACGTTGCAGGTCGCGTCGAACCCTTCGTGGTATGCGGTGATGGCGTTGCCATACTTGATGGAGTACCCGCATCAATGCAGCGAGCAAACGTTCAACCGCTTGTACGCCAATGCACTGGCGCAGCACATCGCCAACAGCGACCCCAAGATCGAGCGTGTGTTTGAGCAGTGGCGTGGTACGCCTGCGCTCGATAGCCCGTTGGAAAAGAACGAGGAACTCAAGTCGGTGATGCTTGAGGAAACCCCCTGGGTTCGCGAGGCAGACAGCGAAAGCCAAGCGAGACGCAATGTGGGGATTCTGTTCGATCCGAATCGACTTGCGGAGGAAACCAATCGTGCACAATTGAAGTTGACGGAAATGCAACAGGATGACGGGGCATGGCCATGGTTCCCCGGTGGACGGGGGAACGACTACATCACGCTTTACATTACCACTGGCTTTGGCCGCATGCGGCACCTGGGTGTTGAGATCGACACCGCTGCCGCTGTTCGTTCGCTGGCCCGTCTCGATGCTTGGGTGACCGAGCGATACGCAAACATCAAGCCGCAAGATCGCGATCAGAATCATCTTTCGACAACGATTGCGATGTACCTTTATGGCCGCAGCTTCTTTTTGCAGGATCAGGCGATTGCAGCGGAGCATCGCGAGGCGGTCGACTATTGGGTCGATCAGGCTCGGCGGCATGGGTTGAAACTTTCGTATCGTCAATCTCAAGCTCACTTGGCGATTGCACTGAAACGTTTTGGGGACCTTTCTTCCGCTCAAGCCATCATGCGATCGATCAAGGAGCGATCGGTTTCGAACGACGAGATGGGGATGTACTGGCGAGAAAACGAACTGTCATGGTGGTGGTACCGGGCACCCATCGAAACGCAAGCGATGATGATCGAGGCATTTGATGAAGTCATGGACGATCGCGAAGCGGTGGAAGATTGCAAGGTGTGGCTGCTCAAGCAGAAGCAGACTCGCGATTGGAAGACCACCAAGGCGACCGCCGATGCCGTCTATTCGCTTTTGCTTCGCGGCAGCGACTTGTTGGCATCCGACGAACTCGTGGAGGTCGATCTCGGCGGTAAAACCATCGAGCCAGAATCGGTAGAGGCGGGAACCGGTTTTTATCAACGGCGACTGACCAAGTCCGAGATCGAGCCTGAGATGGGCAACATCACGATGCGAAAAATGGATGACGGTGTCGCCTGGGGGAGTTTGCATTGGCAATACATGGAAGACATCGCCAAGGTGACTCCTCACGAGGGTACACCGCTCAAGCTCGAAAAGGCCTTGTTTGTGAAAAAGAACACGGCAGACGGGCCGACCCTGGTGGCCGTCGAGGCTCCGGTTCACGTCGGTGACGAATTGGTCGTACGGGTGGTGTTGCGAACGGATCGTGATATGGAATACGTCCACATGAAGGACTATCGTGGTAGCGGCACCGAACCCGTCAACGTCTTATCACGCTATAAGTTTCAAGATGGACTCGGATATTATGAATCCACTCGCGATACGGCGACGCATTTCTTCATCGACTACTTACCGAAGGGAACGTACGTCTTTGAGTACAGCACGCGAGTGCAACTGCGCGGCGAGTATCAAACCGGGCTCGCCATGATCGAGTGCATGTATGCTCCCGAGTTCAATAGTCACAGCGAGAGTTTGCCGATCGTGGTGCAATAG